Proteins encoded in a region of the Nocardia asteroides genome:
- a CDS encoding SDR family oxidoreductase has product MAELKDKRVFVTGSGAGIGKAIAALFAERGARVVISDIDEGSAAQAAAQIGAAGIANCDVTVESQVQTAIARTVEILGGLDVLINNAGIEISSPLLQQSTDSFDRIFAVNVRGPFLVMKAAIAPLIASKGNIVNISSIAGIGGSPLLGSYCATKAALIQLTRVAAVEMRSSGVRVNAVCPGFADTEMVDRLIPDFEAATHMPFSDLVAAKQGRLGTPEDIAELTAFLASDRASWITGSHYVLDGGLTASLV; this is encoded by the coding sequence ATGGCTGAGTTGAAAGACAAGCGAGTGTTCGTCACCGGATCCGGTGCCGGAATCGGCAAAGCGATCGCCGCTCTGTTCGCCGAGCGCGGCGCTCGTGTGGTGATCAGTGACATCGACGAAGGGTCCGCGGCCCAGGCCGCCGCACAGATCGGAGCCGCCGGGATCGCCAACTGCGACGTCACCGTCGAGAGCCAGGTGCAGACCGCGATCGCTCGGACTGTCGAGATCCTCGGAGGTCTTGATGTCTTGATAAATAACGCCGGAATCGAAATATCCTCGCCACTGCTGCAACAGTCGACCGACAGCTTCGATCGCATCTTCGCCGTCAACGTTCGCGGCCCCTTCCTAGTGATGAAAGCCGCTATCGCGCCGCTCATCGCGTCGAAAGGTAATATCGTCAACATCTCTTCCATCGCCGGCATCGGCGGCAGTCCCCTGCTCGGCTCTTACTGCGCTACCAAGGCCGCGCTCATCCAGCTCACCCGCGTCGCGGCGGTGGAAATGCGGTCATCCGGCGTACGCGTCAACGCCGTCTGCCCAGGCTTCGCCGACACTGAAATGGTCGACCGGCTGATCCCGGATTTCGAAGCCGCGACCCACATGCCCTTCAGCGATCTCGTCGCTGCCAAACAAGGCCGACTCGGCACGCCCGAGGACATCGCCGAACTCACTGCCTTCCTGGCTTCCGACCGAGCATCCTGGATCACCGGCTCCCACTACGTGCTCGACGGAGGCCTCACAGCGTCGTTGGTCTGA
- a CDS encoding long-chain fatty acid--CoA ligase has translation MRLSDYLDKGVSLGRDAPCLTAGGVTRTYGEVVDQTVAIASALQHTGIEAGDRVAVLSANDPIALNCVFGISRAGAVWCPVNPRNEAEENRQLFELFGCRFLFFQYAFADLVIRIRDQLPRLQWLVCLDGEVEGAVSLQDWLSDHRGDLVPDRRPADRLCMLAGTGGTTGRPKGVRLTEDNMMTSTALALMSYPFGHRPRYLALAPLTHSAGVLTFPILSLGGEIVIMPAPDIGQFLRLIERHRITHAFLPPTVIYGVLDHPDLDTTDLSSLRCLWYGAAPMSPTRLHEALTRIGPVLGQLFGQTEAPNMIATLAPADHFRPDGSIATERLTSAGRPTPLTTVAIMDGNGTLLEPGERGEIVVRGPLVMDGYHDNPDASAEVSAHGWHHTGDIGYLDEDNYLYIVDRAKDLIITGGFNVYSAEVEQALLAHPAVKESAVIGLPDAKWGERVTAVVQLRQGRTVSTEELISFVKAMIGSVKAPKQVEIWDDLPRSKVGKILKSEVRSAMRTEVLSATD, from the coding sequence ATGCGACTTTCGGACTATCTGGACAAAGGGGTCTCACTCGGGCGCGATGCGCCCTGCCTGACGGCCGGCGGCGTTACCCGCACCTACGGCGAGGTTGTCGACCAAACTGTCGCGATCGCCAGCGCTCTGCAGCACACCGGAATCGAGGCAGGCGACCGGGTCGCGGTCCTCTCGGCTAACGACCCGATAGCCTTGAACTGCGTGTTCGGCATCTCCCGGGCCGGAGCGGTGTGGTGCCCGGTCAATCCTCGCAACGAGGCCGAGGAGAACCGTCAGCTGTTCGAACTTTTCGGCTGCCGTTTCTTGTTCTTCCAGTACGCGTTCGCCGACCTGGTTATCCGAATCCGCGACCAACTGCCGCGGCTGCAGTGGCTGGTATGCCTCGACGGCGAGGTCGAGGGCGCGGTGAGCTTGCAGGACTGGCTGTCGGACCATCGCGGCGATCTCGTTCCCGACCGCCGACCTGCCGATAGGCTGTGCATGCTCGCAGGCACCGGCGGGACCACGGGTCGCCCCAAGGGTGTGCGGTTGACCGAGGACAACATGATGACCTCGACCGCTCTGGCCTTGATGAGTTATCCCTTCGGTCACCGACCGCGCTATCTGGCATTGGCTCCGCTGACGCATTCGGCAGGGGTTCTGACCTTCCCGATCCTCAGTCTGGGCGGGGAGATCGTCATCATGCCTGCCCCCGACATCGGACAGTTCCTCCGCCTGATCGAGCGCCACCGCATCACGCACGCGTTCTTGCCGCCCACCGTGATCTATGGGGTGCTCGACCACCCAGACCTCGACACCACCGATCTGTCGTCCTTGCGTTGCCTGTGGTACGGGGCCGCGCCGATGTCACCGACCCGGCTCCACGAAGCGTTGACGCGGATCGGGCCGGTTCTCGGGCAGTTGTTCGGTCAGACCGAGGCGCCGAACATGATCGCCACACTGGCTCCGGCCGATCACTTCCGTCCCGACGGGTCGATCGCGACAGAGCGCCTCACGTCGGCCGGCCGCCCGACACCGTTGACGACGGTAGCGATCATGGACGGCAACGGAACCCTGCTCGAGCCGGGGGAACGCGGCGAAATCGTGGTTCGCGGACCGCTGGTGATGGACGGTTACCATGACAACCCCGATGCCTCCGCCGAGGTGAGCGCCCACGGCTGGCACCACACAGGCGACATCGGATACCTCGACGAGGACAATTACCTCTACATCGTCGATCGCGCCAAGGATTTGATCATCACCGGTGGATTCAACGTGTACTCCGCCGAGGTCGAACAAGCGCTACTGGCTCATCCCGCGGTCAAGGAAAGCGCCGTCATCGGCCTCCCCGATGCGAAGTGGGGCGAGCGTGTCACCGCCGTGGTCCAATTGCGGCAGGGCCGAACGGTTTCCACCGAAGAGTTGATCTCGTTCGTCAAGGCCATGATCGGCAGCGTGAAAGCTCCCAAGCAAGTCGAAATCTGGGACGATCTTCCCCGATCCAAGGTGGGCAAGATCTTGAAGAGTGAGGTGCGTAGCGCCATGCGCACAGAAGTACTGAGCGCGACAGACTGA